The sequence GATCCAATCCTCCCAAACGGCAGATATTATCATTGTACTCCGCTCCATCGACCGGTTTGTCAGTTACGCCCTCTCCGAATACCTCACTTTCGGCATTTTCTATGGCATGATCCTCATTTTCAGCTTTTACAACCTGATCATGTTCATCGCCATGCGCCAGCGCCAATACCTTTATTATGTATTATATGTAATGAGCGTAGCCCTGTACGAGCTTTGTACAGATGGTATCGCCTACCAGTGGCTCTGGCCCAACTGGCCACTCTGGAACCAGCAGGCGTTCGCCTGGCCATTGCTCACCATGAGTATTTTTGCTCTGCTGTTTACCAGTAGCTTATTACACTTAAAGGTCCGGCAGCCGTTTTTGTACCGCCTCATAAACGTAGTCATAGGACTCAGGTGCCTGTATTTCCTCGGCTGTCTGTTCATCAATCCTTACTGGTTCAATTATAAATTCATAGAACTATTACCCCTGGCGGTCGCATTCTACACAGGTATCCATGTATGGTCCAAAGGCTACCGGCCGGCCCGTTTCTTTGTATTGGGGTACGCTTTTCTCTTCGTGGGCTTTATGCTCAAGTTCTTTATCATGCTAGGGTATACCTGGCTGAATTTTGGCGCCATCAGCTATTATAGCCTGAGTTGCTGTTTTATATTGGAGATGTTTTTCCTCAGCTTCGCCGTAGGGGATAAAGTTCGCCTGTTAAAACGCAAAAGGGACAAAGCCCACCGCCAGATGATCCGCCAGATGACTGAAAATGCCCGTTTAAAAGATAACCTGAACAAGGAACTGGAAGCCCAGGTCAAAGCGAGAACCAAAGAGATCTCCGAACAGGCGGCAGAGATCTCCCGCATGAACGCCCTGTTGGAACTACACAATAAACAACTGCAAACAAATGTGGAAGAGGTCAGCCGCGCCCGCGCCCTCTCGACTTCCCTTGATTTTGAAGAATTTAGCAAAATCTACCCTGACAAGGAAAGCTGTCTCCAATTCCTGGCAGACCTGAAATGGACTGGTCCCTACCATTGCCGCAAGTGCGGGAATGATAATTTCTATCCCGGGCACCAGCCTTTTAGCCGCCGTTGTACCAAATGCAGCTACGAGGAATCCGCTACCGCGTACACCATTTACCAGAATATCCGTATTCCTATTAATAAAGCCTTCTATCTCACCTTTTTAGTTTATAGCAGCAAAGGAAAAATCTCTTCCCATAAACTGTCCGAGATCCTGGAAATCCGCCAAAGTACCTGCTGGTCTTACGCTTCCCGCATTACCAAAATGATGGAAGAAAGGAAAAAAGCCCTCAAAAATGCTAATGGACAGGGGTGGAGTTTATTGGTATTGGACGATAAGGAAGATGGTTGACCGCATCAACAAATTATTTTTAAATGGTATTAAACCGTATCAGTGGTTTCCTACCAGATATAAGGAAAATCGCCATGTAATCTGTCATTATCAAGCCTTTCGAAACGTATTACTCAACGGTACTGAAGCGTATCAAATATTTTATAACTAATTTAAATTCAGCCATTTACGATAAAATAATTTTGATTGGTACCTATAAATACCCTTAACTTTATCCTCATAAACGTTATGAAGCCAACTGATACAGTCGTATCCTTTTCCACTAAATCAAACTGACGTAACACACACATTATGAAAAAATGGGTAACATTCCTGACAACCTTCCTGGTAATGTTATGCTGCCAATTGTTCGCACAGGAAAACAGCAACATCAGGGGACAAATCAAAGACAGTAAAGGAAATGCCTTGCCTGGGGTCACCATCAGGGTCAAGGGCACCACTAAAGGAACCACCAGCCAGGGCGATGGTTCTTACAACCTGTCCGCTCCCGGCACCGCCACGTTAGAAATTTCTTATGTAGGCTATGCTTCCCAGGAGATCGCGGTAAACGGCCGTTCCGCAATTAACATCACCATGACAGATGGTAAAACTGACCTGGGCGAGGTAGTCGTGATCGGCTACGGTACCCAGAAGAAACAAGACGTTACATCTGCCATTACAACCGTATCTACCAAAGACATCTCCAGTCGTCCCATCGTGAGCGCGGTAGAAGCGATTACCGGTAAAGCACCGGGCGTACAGGTTTCTGTACCTTCCGGTCAGCCAGGTGGAGACCTCTCTGTAAGAGTGCGTGGTATCGGTAGTCCCAATGGCGGTGAACCACTCTATGTAGTAGATGGGGTACTGGCCAGCGATATCAAAACTATCGACCCGAATACCATCGAGTCCATCACTGTACTCAAGGACGCTTCTGCTGCCGGTATCTATGGTGCAGCCGGTTCTACTAACGGGGTGGTGATGATCACGACCAAACAAGGTAACAAGGGCACTACGAAAGTGGATGCTAATGTGTACACCGGTATGCAGCAGATCGTAAAGAAACTGCCGGTGCTCAACAACACCCAATGGGTAGACCTCATGACAGACATTCATGGTACTACGCCAAGTCTGCCTTCTTATTACAACCTGGACTCTACCAACAATAACTGGCAGGACATCATCTACCGCAAGGCCATGCAAACAGGCGCAAACGTGGGTATGTCCGGCGGTTCTGACAAAGGGACTTACTATTTCAACGTTGGTTACCTGAACCAGGATGGTATCATGGTGGGTTCCAACTTTAACCGTTATTCTGTAAAACTCAGCCTGGATCAGAAACCAAAAGAATGGCTGCGCATAGGTGGTAACGTGAGTTACAACCGCTCTTACCAGCGCTCCACTCCACAAAACGCTTCTACCCAGAACGGTGGTGCGGTAATTGCCGCCCTCGTAACTCCTGAATATATTCCTATTAAGATGCCTGCAGGCTCTCCGTACCCCGGCGTGTATGGTTACAGCAACTTCTTCTCCGGCGATAACCCATTGTCCGATATCTGGCAGTCTGAAAACAAGACCATTGCCAACAACCTGCTGGGCAATGTGTACACCGAAATTACGCTGCCATTCAATATCAAGTACCGTAGCCAGTTCAACGCCATCATGGAAAACTCCCGCTACGACTGGTTCCTGAATCCTTACACCAGTCTGTATGGTATCTCCCTCACCGGCGCCGGTCGTGAAAACACGTCCGAAGTGTTCCGCTACAGCTGGGATAATACCCTGACTTACGACAAGCATATTGGCAAACA is a genomic window of Chitinophaga sp. LS1 containing:
- a CDS encoding 7TM diverse intracellular signaling domain-containing protein — protein: MRNWLLWGAWLLLTTIAKGQQVVHIDSSLNEHIFTYAQIEFLNDPHGNLNIHDVTQPAMQAQFRASLESTPQNRQLGAVCWYRIRIGHNREADKYYLLEFFDQTIDDITAYLPDTTGAFKKLQLGARYPFAQRWFRHKNFEIPLDNFRQDSAVYYFRIQSSQTADIIIVLRSIDRFVSYALSEYLTFGIFYGMILIFSFYNLIMFIAMRQRQYLYYVLYVMSVALYELCTDGIAYQWLWPNWPLWNQQAFAWPLLTMSIFALLFTSSLLHLKVRQPFLYRLINVVIGLRCLYFLGCLFINPYWFNYKFIELLPLAVAFYTGIHVWSKGYRPARFFVLGYAFLFVGFMLKFFIMLGYTWLNFGAISYYSLSCCFILEMFFLSFAVGDKVRLLKRKRDKAHRQMIRQMTENARLKDNLNKELEAQVKARTKEISEQAAEISRMNALLELHNKQLQTNVEEVSRARALSTSLDFEEFSKIYPDKESCLQFLADLKWTGPYHCRKCGNDNFYPGHQPFSRRCTKCSYEESATAYTIYQNIRIPINKAFYLTFLVYSSKGKISSHKLSEILEIRQSTCWSYASRITKMMEERKKALKNANGQGWSLLVLDDKEDG